A stretch of Desulfovibrio sp. UIB00 DNA encodes these proteins:
- a CDS encoding cobyrinate a,c-diamide synthase: MPRLCVSALSGGGGKTLLSLGLTRAFAAQGHTVKPFKKGPDYIDAAWLTMAAGRPATNLDPYMLQPERLKALFAHAMRKTQAQSGAAEVLGMIEGNRGLFDGMDVAGSCSTAELARMLGCPIILSINCTKMTRTAAALVHGMTTFEPGLQFAGVVLNQVGTARHEALLRKVIEEYTDVAVLGALPRLKDNPLPERHMGIASCGDELSPEARAVLDKLGTFLAEHINLDVLITAARAAAIADPWPEQAEPFWTANGATEAVTGTAAEYFSSVEAPKEAPLRDASTPAENSDGTMPDAQAVKSARPPRIAYVRDSALWFYYEENLEALERAGAELVRLEIVGPHSGVWPVLRGDKPQQAEIGTIDGLYLGGGFPEDCAADLSASPHLRTLAAWAGAGLPIYAECGGFMLLSQGIEREGVLWPMSNIFPVIAQFCGKPQGLGYVHGTVVEENPFFPKGLEILGHEFHYSRCCWQGAAPRHGLRLRKGQGMGREAEPDGQEKGETAKLTSAPALDGLLRQNVWASYTHIFAPAVPCWAPNFVAAAARFAQGR; encoded by the coding sequence ATGCCCCGGCTGTGTGTATCGGCTCTTTCTGGCGGCGGCGGCAAAACACTGCTCTCTCTGGGGCTCACGCGCGCCTTTGCCGCGCAGGGGCATACGGTCAAGCCCTTCAAAAAAGGGCCGGACTACATTGACGCCGCGTGGCTGACCATGGCCGCCGGAAGGCCCGCCACCAATCTTGATCCCTATATGCTCCAGCCGGAACGTCTCAAGGCTCTGTTTGCGCACGCCATGCGCAAAACACAGGCGCAAAGCGGCGCAGCAGAAGTGCTCGGCATGATTGAAGGCAACCGGGGGCTTTTTGACGGCATGGACGTGGCTGGCTCATGTTCCACAGCGGAGCTGGCGCGTATGCTTGGCTGCCCCATCATCCTCAGCATCAACTGCACAAAGATGACGCGCACGGCAGCGGCACTGGTGCATGGCATGACAACCTTTGAGCCGGGGCTGCAGTTTGCGGGCGTGGTGCTCAATCAGGTGGGCACGGCACGACACGAGGCCCTGCTGCGCAAGGTTATTGAGGAATATACGGATGTGGCAGTGCTTGGGGCTTTGCCGCGCCTGAAAGACAACCCGCTGCCCGAGCGCCACATGGGCATTGCCTCCTGCGGCGATGAACTTTCGCCCGAGGCCCGCGCAGTGCTCGACAAGCTTGGCACTTTTCTGGCCGAGCACATCAATCTTGATGTCCTGATAACTGCTGCCCGCGCTGCGGCCATAGCCGATCCCTGGCCTGAGCAGGCGGAGCCGTTTTGGACTGCCAATGGAGCGACAGAAGCGGTGACAGGTACGGCGGCGGAATATTTCAGTTCAGTGGAAGCGCCAAAGGAAGCGCCGCTCAGGGATGCCTCCACTCCGGCTGAAAACTCGGACGGTACGATGCCCGATGCGCAGGCTGTCAAATCAGCCCGTCCGCCGCGCATAGCCTATGTGCGCGACAGCGCCTTGTGGTTTTATTATGAGGAAAATCTTGAGGCCCTGGAGCGTGCTGGTGCGGAACTGGTGCGGCTCGAGATCGTGGGGCCGCATTCCGGCGTCTGGCCCGTACTGCGCGGCGATAAACCGCAGCAAGCCGAGATCGGAACCATTGACGGTCTCTATCTGGGCGGGGGCTTCCCTGAAGATTGCGCGGCTGACCTCAGCGCTTCGCCCCACCTGCGCACCCTGGCCGCATGGGCTGGGGCAGGCCTGCCAATCTACGCCGAATGCGGTGGCTTTATGCTGTTGTCTCAGGGCATAGAACGCGAGGGCGTGCTCTGGCCCATGAGCAATATCTTCCCCGTTATTGCCCAGTTTTGCGGCAAACCGCAGGGCCTCGGCTACGTACACGGAACAGTGGTGGAAGAAAATCCATTTTTCCCCAAAGGGCTGGAAATTCTGGGGCACGAATTTCATTATTCGCGCTGCTGCTGGCAGGGCGCTGCGCCCAGGCACGGCCTGCGTCTGCGCAAAGGGCAGGGCATGGGACGTGAGGCTGAGCCGGACGGGCAGGAAAAAGGCGAAACTGCCAAGCTGACCAGCGCGCCCGCTTTGGACGGGCTGTTGCGGCAGAATGTCTGGGCTTCGTACACGCATATTTTTGCCCCGGCAGTTCCCTGCTGGGCCCCCAATTTCGTGGCGGCTGCCGCCCGTTTTGCTCAGGGGCGCTGA
- a CDS encoding IMP cyclohydrolase, with protein MSDLKSMYSTVHKDAFPDTMTIILGDEKLVYQKRTWTLDNEEKGLRYGENPDQPAALYALKEGSITCGGLNWRGPGNGIVSALTESQMIQAGKHPGKTNLTDVDNGANILQYLTERPAAVILKHNNPSGAAWSNDGIAAALEKAFWCDRIAAFGGAVVVNRPFTREAAEIVAANYFEVVAAPAFEDGVVDILKGRKNLRIMELPGLGRLEELTSSAFLDIKSLADGGIIVQKSFVNRILEAKDFLPATATTKEGVSVAARAPSKQELDDLRFAWAVEAGVTSNSVIFVRDGATLAIGTGEQDRVGCVELAIHKAHTKYADTLAFRELGLSLYELKEKAATDAAMAAKLADIQSRTEASHGGLAGSALVSDGFFPFRDGVDVAVAQGVAAIAQPGGSMRDAEVIMACNEAKPQVAMVFTGQRSFKH; from the coding sequence ATGTCGGATCTCAAGTCCATGTACAGCACCGTCCACAAGGACGCTTTCCCTGACACCATGACCATCATTCTGGGCGATGAAAAACTCGTCTACCAAAAGCGCACCTGGACGCTGGACAACGAGGAAAAGGGCCTGCGCTACGGCGAAAATCCCGACCAGCCCGCAGCCCTCTACGCGCTTAAGGAAGGCTCCATTACGTGCGGCGGTCTGAACTGGCGCGGCCCCGGTAACGGCATTGTTTCCGCGCTTACCGAAAGCCAGATGATTCAGGCCGGCAAACACCCCGGCAAGACCAACCTCACGGACGTGGACAACGGGGCCAATATTTTGCAGTACCTCACCGAGCGCCCTGCGGCGGTGATTCTGAAGCACAACAATCCCAGCGGCGCGGCCTGGAGCAATGACGGCATTGCTGCGGCTCTTGAAAAGGCCTTCTGGTGCGACCGCATCGCCGCCTTTGGCGGGGCCGTGGTTGTTAACCGCCCCTTTACCCGTGAAGCTGCGGAAATTGTCGCCGCCAACTATTTTGAAGTGGTTGCTGCTCCCGCTTTTGAAGATGGCGTGGTGGATATCCTCAAGGGCCGCAAAAATCTGCGCATCATGGAACTGCCCGGCCTTGGGCGGCTTGAAGAACTGACCAGCTCGGCCTTTCTTGACATCAAGAGCCTCGCTGACGGCGGTATTATTGTGCAGAAGTCCTTTGTGAACCGCATTCTTGAAGCCAAGGACTTTTTGCCCGCCACCGCCACCACCAAGGAAGGTGTTTCTGTGGCCGCCCGCGCTCCCAGCAAGCAGGAACTGGACGACCTGCGTTTTGCCTGGGCTGTGGAAGCCGGGGTTACGTCCAATTCCGTCATTTTTGTGCGCGACGGGGCCACCCTTGCCATCGGCACGGGCGAACAGGATCGCGTGGGCTGCGTGGAACTCGCCATCCACAAGGCGCATACCAAGTATGCGGATACGCTTGCCTTCCGCGAACTTGGCCTGTCGCTTTACGAACTCAAGGAAAAAGCCGCCACTGATGCTGCTATGGCCGCCAAGCTTGCGGATATTCAAAGCCGCACCGAAGCCTCCCACGGCGGGTTGGCCGGGTCTGCCCTTGTTTCGGACGGGTTCTTCCCCTTCCGCGACGGGGTGGACGTGGCTGTGGCCCAGGGCGTTGCGGCCATTGCCCAGCCTGGCGGCTCCATGCGCGATGCCGAAGTGATAATGGCCTGCAACGAAGCCAAGCCGCAGGTTGCCATGGTGTTTACTGGGCAGCGCTCCTTCAAACACTAG